The genomic window TACAATTTTAGTACCAATAAGTACAATTTTCAACGAAAGCTAACTTCTTAATTTTGTTTCAGATAACAAATTAAAATTCTGCAAAATGAAAATACTTTTAATTGGAGCAAATGGAGAAATTGGCAAAATACTGCTTCCTGCTTTCGCAAAAAATCATGAAATAATTTCGGCTGGAAGAAACAGCGGAGATTTCCGAATCGACTTATCAGATTCAAATTCGATTGAAAAATTATTCGAAGAAGTCAAAAACATCGATGCTTGTATTTGTGTTGCGGGTGACTGTTACACAGGAGATTTGCTTTCGCTTGACGAAAAAAAACTAAATATTGGCATTCAGAACAAATTGCTTGGACAAATTAATCTGGTTTTAATTGGGCAAAAATACTTAAACGACAACGGATCATTTACACTCACTTCAGGAAAAATGGGCGATAAACCGGTTAAGAATAATATAAGTAAAGCTATTGTAAATGGCGGAATCAACAGTTTTATTCTTGCAGCTTCTCTGGAACTGGAAAGAGGAATTAGACTTAATGCTATTAGTCCGGCAAAAGTCGCAGATATTCCGACTGAAGATTTAATAAACGCTTATGCGAAGAGTATTGAAGAAACTATAAATGGAGAAATTATTAAAGTAAACTATTAAATTTTTAAAAGATGAAAAACGCAATTTTGATGATATTGCTTTTGATTTTAAATTCAATCAATGCTCAAAAAAAATCTGAATTTACAGGTTCATGGACTTTGATTTCGGTTGAAAACACCAATTCTGACGGGACAAAAAATCTTCCTTACGATACAAATCCAAAGGGCTTTTTATTCTTTGATGAAAAAGGAAACTATGCGATTCAGATTTATAAAGATAAAAGGGCAAAAATTGCATCTGGAGATAAAAACAAATGCACTCCCGAAGAAAACGCTGCAATTGTACAAGGAAGCAATTCGCATTTTGGCGAATATCAAATTGACGAAACAAATAAGACAATAACTTTTAAAATAAAAACGGCATCTTTTCCAAACTGGGAAGGAACAATTCAAAAGAGGTCGTACACTTTTGCAAAGAACGAACTTAAATATGCTGTAACCAATACTACGCAAGGCGGAAAATCGGTAACAGCTGAAGTTGTCTGGAAAAAGTTATGATGAAGTTTTCATAAAACGTTTTCGTAACTAATTGTTATATAATTGCAAACCGCTCCCCTTTTAAAAGTTATTTCAGTATTTTTGTGTTTCAGAAAACAAACTCAATTATAGATAAAAATGGCTTTAAACACAACAAACCCAACTGGGACTGAAGCGTGGAAAAATCTACAAAACCACTATAACGCAATTCACGAAACCACAATACAAGAATTGTTTCAACAAGATAGTGCCCGTGCAGAAAAATTCAATTTACAATGGAATGATTTTTTAGTAGATTATTCAAAAAATAATATTAGTCAGGAAACGGTTTCTCTTTTGCTAGAATTAGCAAACTCAATTGGATTGAAAGATGCAATTGCACAATATTTTGGAGGAGAATTAATCAATCAGACAGAAAACCGTGCAGTTTTACATACAGCATTACGTGCTCCAGAATCGGCAGTTATTAAAGTAGACGGAGAAAATGTAATTCCAGAAGTATTCGCAGTAAAAAATAAAATCAAAAATTTTACTGAAGAAGTTATTTCTGGACAAAGAAAAGGATATACCGGAAAAGCTTTTACTGATGTTGTCAATATTGGTATTGGCGGTTCTGACCTTGGTCCTGTTATGGCTGTTGAAGCTTTGCAATTTTACAAAAATCACCTAAACACACATTTCGTTTCAAATGTTGACGGTGACCACGTAAATGAAGTTATCAAAAAGCTAAATCCTGAAACGACACTTTTCGTGATTGTTTCTAAAACTTTTACTACTCAGGAAACGCTTTCGAATTCAGAAACTATAAAAGAATGGTTTTTAAAATCGGCTTCTCAAGAAGACATTGCAAAACACTTCGTAGCGGTTTCTACAAACATTAAAAATGTAACAGAATTCGGAATTAATCCAGACAACGTTTTCCCAATGTGGGACTGGGTTGGAGGAAGATTTTCTCTTTGGAGTGCAGTTGGTTTAAGCATTGCTTTGGCTGTTGGATTTGACAATTATAATGATTTATTAAGTGGTGCCTATGAAATGGATGAACATTTCAAATCGGCAGAATTTGATGAAAACATTCCAGTTATTTTAGCTTTGTTAAGTGTTTGGTACAATAATTTTTATGGCGCTGAGAGCGAAGCTTTGATTCCATACACACAATATTTACACAAACTTGCTCCTTATTTACAACAAGCTTTTATGGAAAGTAACGGAAAAAGTGTTGGACGTGATGGAAAACCTGTTAACTATCAAACTGGAACAATCATTTGGGGAGAACCAGGAACAAACTCACAACATGCTTTCTTCCAATTAATTCACCAAGGAACAAAAAGAATCCCAACAGATTTCGTAGGATTTGTAAAACCTCTTTATGGTAACGAAGATCATCACGATAAATTAATGTCTAACTTCTTTGCTCAGACCGAAGCTTTAATGAATGGGAAAACAGAGGCGCAAGTTCAGGCAGAGTTTGACAAACAAGGACTTTCTGCTGACAAAGCATCTTACTTAAGACCGTTTAAAGTTTTTACAGGAAACAAACCAACGAATACTATTTTGATTCAAAAACTTACACCAAAAAGCTTAGGATCATTAATTGCATTATACGAACACAAAATTTTCGTTCAAGGTGTTATCTGGAACATTTTCAGTTTTGATCAATGGGGAGTTGAGTTAGGCAAACAATTGGCAAATTCTATCTTAAACGAAATCAATTCTAAGACTGTTAAGAGTCATGATAGTTCAACTTCATTTTTGTTAAATCATTTCTTAAAAAATAAATAGAAACATTTATTTAAATATTCTATAACTTTTGAAACGTCCTAATTTCTAGTAAAATTAGGACGTTTTTTACATAAAATACCGACAAAAAGCAGAATTATTCGCCAATTTGCCTGTTTACACTTACAACGTTATTCAAATAATTACATTTTTAACAAAAAAGCTTCGTATAAATTCAAGAAAACAATATTTTTTTTAACGAAAAAAGAAATATTCATTTTAATGCGCAACACAAAAGACAAAACTGTTTTTTCTTAACATTTCGATAACATTATCTGAGTTATTTGTTATAATTTTGCCAAAAACAATAAACTCAATAACAAAATGAAGAAAATGAAAAATTGGTTACTGACTGGACTATTTTTTATGATAGTTTCGACCGTATTTTCTCAAGGAAAGGTTACTGGTAAAATTACCGACGGAACAGGCGGATTACCAGGAGCAAATGTAGTGATCAAAGGGTCTACTACAGGAACTTCAACAGACTTTGATGGTAATTTTTCCCTTACCTCAACATCAAGCACAGGAGAGATTGTAATCTCTTTTTTAGGTTATGACAACCAAACTGTAAAATTTACAGTAACAAATGGCTCTACTGCAAACTTAGGAACTATCACTTTGGTAGCTTCAAATTCTAACGAATTAAGTGAAGTTGTAGTTACAAGCAGCATTATTGACGTTGCAAAGGACAGAAAAACTCCTGTTGCAGTTTCTACAATTAAAGCCGCTGAAATTCAAGCAAAATTAGGATCTCAGGAGTTTCCTGAAATCTTAAAAAGCACTCCATCTGTATATGCTTCAAAAGCAGGTGGTGGATATGGAGATTCAAGAATTGCGATTCGTGGATTTGACCAAAAAAACATTGCCGTTATGATCAACGGTGTGCCAATCAATGATATGGAAAACAGCTCTGTTTACTGGAGTAACTGGGCAGGTATTTCTGATGTAACTTCTGCAATGCAAGTTCAAAGAGGTCTTGGAGCTTCTAAATTGGCTATTTCTTCTGTTGGAGGAACAATCAATATCGTTACAAAAACATCTGATATGAAAGAAGGTGGATCTGTTTCTTCAAGCTTTGGTAACAATAATTACTTAAAAGCACAAGCTTCTTACAATACAGGAATTATGAAAAACGGACTTTCTGCTTCTGTTTTATTTAGTAGAACAGCTGGAGACGGATACGTTAACGGTACTCAATTTGAAGGATACAACTATTTCATCGCTTTAGGTTACAAAGCTAGCGACAAACATAACTTCCAATTTACATTTACAGGAGCACCTCAATGGCACGACCAAAGATCTCAATCTCCTCTTTTAAGCGATTTCTTAAAATACGGAAGTAATGGTGACCCAAACATTAAATACAACTCTGATTGGGGTATGAGAAATGGTGAGGAATATAATTTAAAAACAAATTATTACCACAAACCTGTAATGTCTCTTAACTGGGATTACGATATCAACTCTACTACAAAATTATCTACAGTAGGTTATGCTTCATGGGGACGTGGAGGAGGAACTACTTCAACAGGTGGTATTAAAGGTAGCACACCATACAATGGTAATACTTTAAGAAATGCTGCTGACGGAACAATCAATTTTGACTTAATTGAAAACTGGAACTCTGGACAACCAACAACATTAGGAACAAGAACTCCTGTTAATGGTAGATATGAGAACGTTGCATCAACTGGTAACGCAACAAACTTAACAAATGGTTTATCTCAAATTGCTTCTGTTAACTCACACAACTGGTATGGTGCAGTAATCAATTTAGATAAAAAATTCTCTGAAAACCTTACATTTGATTTTGGAGTTGAGGGAAGAATGTACCAAGGTATCCACTTCCAAAACTTAATTGATTTACTTGGAGCTGATGTTTACAAAAACGTTGCTGACGTAAATAACAATCCTGGTTATTTTAGCACTACTTATGCTCCAAGACCAAATGGAAATCCATTTGTTAGCACAGACTATCAAGATAGAATTAACTACTGGAATGACAGTAAAGTTAATTACTACGGAGCATTTACCCAATTAGAATATACTACTGGTAACTTTACTGCTTTCCTTCAAGGAGCTATTTCTCAACAAGCTTACCAAAGAATTGACCATTTCAAGTATACTTATGATAGCCCTCTTGCTAAAACAGGTTTCAAAACTATTACTGGTGGAGATATTAAAGCTGGAGCTAACTACAACATTAATGAGCACCACAATGTATTTGTAAATGGAGGTATATACTCAAAACAACCGTTTTTCAATGCAGTATACCCTAACAATGCTTCAATTGTTAACCCTAACCTTACAAACGAAAAAATCAAAGCAGTTGAAGTTGGTTACGGTTTCCGTTCTGGAATCTTCAATGCAAACTTAAATGCTTATTACACAACTTGGGATGACAGATTTACAACTGCAATAGATCAAGCACCAACTAACCCAAGCGGATACTACACTTTCCAAGGTGTTAATGAAATACATAAAGGTGTAGAGTTAGATGTTACAGCGAAACCAATTGACAAGTTAAAATTAAACGGGATGATCTCTATTGGTGACTGGAAATACAGCGGAAATGCTACAAGTAGCCGTTTTGATGTTGCTAACAACCCAATTAGTGGAGACCAACCTTTATACCTAGACGGAGTTAAAGTTGGAAACAATGCTCAAACTACAATGGCAATTGGAGCTGCTTACGAAATCTTAAACGGTCTTAATGTTGATGCAAACCTTAACTATTCTGAGAAGTTATTTGGAAACATCGATGTATCTAAATTTTCAGCTGCAAACAACAAAGGAGCAATGGAATTGCCAGGTTTCGCAACTACAGATGCTGGTGTATCATACAAATGGAACATCTCTCCTAAGATCGGTGCATTAAACTTTAGATTAAATGTAAACAACGTTTTTGATAAAATTTTCATCAACGAATCATTTACAAACATCTTTACAAGTGATTACAAAACTGCTCCTACTACAGCAAACCCTGCTGGTGTAACTTATGCACAAGCTGGAGAAGTTTACAACGGAGTTGCTACTGCAAACAGAGTTTACTTTGGTTACGGAAGAACTTGGAACTTTAGTTTACGTTACGATTTCTAAAATTTAGAATCTAAATAAATAATAAAAACGGCATTGACTTTTAAGTTTAATGCCGTTTTTTTATAGCCTTTTTTGTTATATTTGTTTTTGAACAAAAAACACCCCTTATGTATAATTTTCTACAAAAATTTCACTCTGGCTGGGCATACTTAGCATTGCTTCTTCTACTAGTAGCTGTTGTTAATGCCATTATTGGAGTAACTTCAAAAAAAGAATTTACAGCCAAAGATCGTAAAATCGCTTTATTTGCTTTAATTGGAACACACACTCAATTATTGATTGGTTTAATCTTATATTTTGTTTCTCCGCTTGGAAAAGATGCTTTTGGACAAATGTCTAATGCAGCATTAAGATTAACATCATTAGAGCACCCTCTAATTAACATTATTGCTATCATCCTAATTACTATTGGATGGTCTAAACATAAAAAATTAGCTAATAGCGAAGCTAAATTTAAAACCTTTGCTATTTTTTACACATTAGGATTATTGCTTATTTTAAGTAGAATTCCATGGAACCTTTGGTTCTAAAAAATACCAATTAAAAGCCCTATATCGGGGCTTTTTTTATCTCGGCATATTATTTGTACAAACTCCCCCCAAGTCTGAAAAAGAATAACCCATGAGAAATAAAAAAAACATTTTATTCGCCACAATCGCTTTAACCTTAATTAGCGGCTTTACCTACATGATAAGCCAGACCAAACCTACAACAGAACCTAAAATCATTCAAGATACTGTTAAAAATGTAAAACCAACTATTATCCCATTGCCGGATTCAGTTTTTACAGACAAAGGTTTAAAACTTAGACCATACAAGAAAAACGCTCATGCCTCCTACTATGCAGATCGTTTTAATGGAAAAAGAACCGCTAACGGAAGCCGATTCAACAACAACAGCTACACAGCAGCTCACAAAAAGCTTCCTTTTGGAACAAGAGTAAAAGTAACCAATGAAGCTAATGGCAAATTTGTCATCGTAAAAATTACAGATCGCGGTCCATTTGTAAAAACCCGCGAAATCGATTTGTCTAAAAGAGCTTTTATGGACATTACAAAAAGTAAAGGTGCCGGAGCAATGAAGGTTACCATCGAAACCATAATCGAATAAAAAAAATCCCGCTTTAAGCGGGATTTTTTTATTTAAACCAATTTTCGTAATGCCATTGCAACTCCTGTATGAAGTCCTTCATGATAATTATTAAAATCTAAGGCTCCCTGAACATGACGAAGCGTAAAACCTACGCTTGTAGTATACTCATTGTAGTCAACAAATAAACCACTTTCAAAATCATTTTTTGTTTTTTCTAGAGTTGTTGAAAGTAATGTTCTTATCTCATCAACCTCAGCTTGAGAAACATCTCCTTCTGGTTTGGTTCCTTTTCTGTATTTGTTAATGAACTCTTCAGAAACCATTGTTGGAAGACCTGATAGCTTGTAAACCAAAAGCTGTTGTGAAGAAATACAATGGCCTATATTCCAAATAATATTGTTACTGAAACCATCCGGAACTTTGTTTAATTGTTCTAAAGAATGACCATCTAAAATTTTCAAGAGAATTTCTCTTATTGTTTTTTGTACATCAAAAACTGAACTCATAATTTTATTTTTTTTCTAAAATTAGTCATTTTTAAGTTTCAAATGAATTTTCTTTGCATTCTAACAAATTCATAAAATAATGAACAAAATATACTATTTATCGTCTTGCGACACTTGTAGAAAAATCATCAAAAGTTTACCTGAAAACAATTTAGTCTTTCAAGACATCAGACAAGATCCAATTACAGAAGAACAATTGGAAGAAATGCACAAACTTGCTGGAAGCTACGAGGCTTTATTCAGCAGAAAAGCACAGTTATACAAATCAATGGGACTTAAAGATCAAACTCTAACAGAAGCCGATTATAAAAAATACATTTTAGAACATTACACGTTCTTAAGCCGTCCAGTTTTTATCATTGATGGTAAAATTTACATCGGCAACAGCCAAAAAAATGTAGCCGAAGTGATAAATGCTTTAAGCTAAAAAGCTATTTTCTTTTCTGTTAAACTGAAAACTGCGACTGAATACTAATTTCCAAGTAAATAGAGCAAACTTTTATTTATCTTTGCGCCTTTATACTCAATTATATGATACAATCTATGACAGGGTTTGGCAAAGCTTCTTTGCAATTGCCTACAAAAAAAATTACCGTTGAAGTAAAATCCCTAAACAGTAAAGGTTTAGATTTGAATGTAAGAATGCCATCGGTTTACCGCGAGATGGAACTTGGATTACGTACTCTTATTTCGACTAAGCTGGAAAGAGGAAAAATTGATTTTGCAATCTATGTAGAAAGTACTGCAGAACAAACTTCAACTAAAGTAAACGTACCTGTTGTAAAAAATTATATCGCACAGTTAAAAGAGGTAAATCCAGATGCCGATGAAACTGAATTAATGAAAATGGCTGTTCGTATGCCTGACACATTAAAAACAGAACGCGAAGAAATTGACGAGAATGACTGGGAGCAGATTCAAGTTATCATTGATGAAGCGCTTCAAAATATTTTAAATTTCCGTAAAGACGAAGGAGAATCTCTTGAAAAAGAATTCAACTTAAGAATTGGAAACATTCGTCAATTCATGAACGATACATTGGCTCTTGATCCAGAACGCGTACAAGCCATTAAAGATCGTCTCCAGACTGCAATTTCAGAATTACAGGTTAATGTTGATGAAAACCGCTTTGAACAAGAATTAATCTATTATTTAGAGAAATTAGATATTACCGAAGAAAAAGTTCGTTTAGGCAATCACTTAGATTACTTTATAGAAACCCTAAATGGAACCGAAGCTAACGGAAGA from Flavobacterium sp. KACC 22763 includes these protein-coding regions:
- a CDS encoding short chain dehydrogenase; its protein translation is MKILLIGANGEIGKILLPAFAKNHEIISAGRNSGDFRIDLSDSNSIEKLFEEVKNIDACICVAGDCYTGDLLSLDEKKLNIGIQNKLLGQINLVLIGQKYLNDNGSFTLTSGKMGDKPVKNNISKAIVNGGINSFILAASLELERGIRLNAISPAKVADIPTEDLINAYAKSIEETINGEIIKVNY
- a CDS encoding lipocalin-like domain-containing protein, whose amino-acid sequence is MKNAILMILLLILNSINAQKKSEFTGSWTLISVENTNSDGTKNLPYDTNPKGFLFFDEKGNYAIQIYKDKRAKIASGDKNKCTPEENAAIVQGSNSHFGEYQIDETNKTITFKIKTASFPNWEGTIQKRSYTFAKNELKYAVTNTTQGGKSVTAEVVWKKL
- the pgi gene encoding glucose-6-phosphate isomerase yields the protein MALNTTNPTGTEAWKNLQNHYNAIHETTIQELFQQDSARAEKFNLQWNDFLVDYSKNNISQETVSLLLELANSIGLKDAIAQYFGGELINQTENRAVLHTALRAPESAVIKVDGENVIPEVFAVKNKIKNFTEEVISGQRKGYTGKAFTDVVNIGIGGSDLGPVMAVEALQFYKNHLNTHFVSNVDGDHVNEVIKKLNPETTLFVIVSKTFTTQETLSNSETIKEWFLKSASQEDIAKHFVAVSTNIKNVTEFGINPDNVFPMWDWVGGRFSLWSAVGLSIALAVGFDNYNDLLSGAYEMDEHFKSAEFDENIPVILALLSVWYNNFYGAESEALIPYTQYLHKLAPYLQQAFMESNGKSVGRDGKPVNYQTGTIIWGEPGTNSQHAFFQLIHQGTKRIPTDFVGFVKPLYGNEDHHDKLMSNFFAQTEALMNGKTEAQVQAEFDKQGLSADKASYLRPFKVFTGNKPTNTILIQKLTPKSLGSLIALYEHKIFVQGVIWNIFSFDQWGVELGKQLANSILNEINSKTVKSHDSSTSFLLNHFLKNK
- a CDS encoding TonB-dependent receptor → MKNWLLTGLFFMIVSTVFSQGKVTGKITDGTGGLPGANVVIKGSTTGTSTDFDGNFSLTSTSSTGEIVISFLGYDNQTVKFTVTNGSTANLGTITLVASNSNELSEVVVTSSIIDVAKDRKTPVAVSTIKAAEIQAKLGSQEFPEILKSTPSVYASKAGGGYGDSRIAIRGFDQKNIAVMINGVPINDMENSSVYWSNWAGISDVTSAMQVQRGLGASKLAISSVGGTINIVTKTSDMKEGGSVSSSFGNNNYLKAQASYNTGIMKNGLSASVLFSRTAGDGYVNGTQFEGYNYFIALGYKASDKHNFQFTFTGAPQWHDQRSQSPLLSDFLKYGSNGDPNIKYNSDWGMRNGEEYNLKTNYYHKPVMSLNWDYDINSTTKLSTVGYASWGRGGGTTSTGGIKGSTPYNGNTLRNAADGTINFDLIENWNSGQPTTLGTRTPVNGRYENVASTGNATNLTNGLSQIASVNSHNWYGAVINLDKKFSENLTFDFGVEGRMYQGIHFQNLIDLLGADVYKNVADVNNNPGYFSTTYAPRPNGNPFVSTDYQDRINYWNDSKVNYYGAFTQLEYTTGNFTAFLQGAISQQAYQRIDHFKYTYDSPLAKTGFKTITGGDIKAGANYNINEHHNVFVNGGIYSKQPFFNAVYPNNASIVNPNLTNEKIKAVEVGYGFRSGIFNANLNAYYTTWDDRFTTAIDQAPTNPSGYYTFQGVNEIHKGVELDVTAKPIDKLKLNGMISIGDWKYSGNATSSRFDVANNPISGDQPLYLDGVKVGNNAQTTMAIGAAYEILNGLNVDANLNYSEKLFGNIDVSKFSAANNKGAMELPGFATTDAGVSYKWNISPKIGALNFRLNVNNVFDKIFINESFTNIFTSDYKTAPTTANPAGVTYAQAGEVYNGVATANRVYFGYGRTWNFSLRYDF
- a CDS encoding septal ring lytic transglycosylase RlpA family protein gives rise to the protein MRNKKNILFATIALTLISGFTYMISQTKPTTEPKIIQDTVKNVKPTIIPLPDSVFTDKGLKLRPYKKNAHASYYADRFNGKRTANGSRFNNNSYTAAHKKLPFGTRVKVTNEANGKFVIVKITDRGPFVKTREIDLSKRAFMDITKSKGAGAMKVTIETIIE
- a CDS encoding DinB family protein translates to MSSVFDVQKTIREILLKILDGHSLEQLNKVPDGFSNNIIWNIGHCISSQQLLVYKLSGLPTMVSEEFINKYRKGTKPEGDVSQAEVDEIRTLLSTTLEKTKNDFESGLFVDYNEYTTSVGFTLRHVQGALDFNNYHEGLHTGVAMALRKLV
- a CDS encoding arsenate reductase family protein; this encodes MNKIYYLSSCDTCRKIIKSLPENNLVFQDIRQDPITEEQLEEMHKLAGSYEALFSRKAQLYKSMGLKDQTLTEADYKKYILEHYTFLSRPVFIIDGKIYIGNSQKNVAEVINALS
- a CDS encoding YicC/YloC family endoribonuclease — encoded protein: MIQSMTGFGKASLQLPTKKITVEVKSLNSKGLDLNVRMPSVYREMELGLRTLISTKLERGKIDFAIYVESTAEQTSTKVNVPVVKNYIAQLKEVNPDADETELMKMAVRMPDTLKTEREEIDENDWEQIQVIIDEALQNILNFRKDEGESLEKEFNLRIGNIRQFMNDTLALDPERVQAIKDRLQTAISELQVNVDENRFEQELIYYLEKLDITEEKVRLGNHLDYFIETLNGTEANGRKLGFITQEMGREINTMGSKSNHAQMQKLVVMMKDELEKIKEQVLNVL